One Brassica napus cultivar Da-Ae chromosome C2, Da-Ae, whole genome shotgun sequence DNA window includes the following coding sequences:
- the LOC106381892 gene encoding syntaxin-22: MSFQDLEAGRGRSRKINGGRQDSTQAVASGIFQINTGVSTFQRLVNTLGTPRDTPELRDKLHKTRLHIGQLVKDTSAKLKEASETDHQTGVNPSKKIADAKLAKDFQAVLKEFQKAQQTAAERETAYAPLVPPSAHPSSYSAGEADKISEQRAQVMESKRQELVLLDNEIAFNEAVIEEREQGIQDIHTQIGEVNEIFKDLAVLVNDQGVMIDDIGTHIDNSRAATSQGRSQLAQAAKTQRSNSSLTCLLLVIFGIVLLIVIIVLAA; the protein is encoded by the exons atgagtttCCAAGATTTGGAAGCTGGAAGAGGAAGATCGAGGAAGATCAATGGTGGTCGGCAAGATTCGACGCAAGCCGTGGCTTCGGGAATATTCCAGATCAATACCGGAGTTTCCACGTTTCAGCGGCTCGTTAACACGCTCGGTACTCCCAGAGACACGCCCGAGCTCCGTGACAAGCT GCACAAGACACGGTTGCATATAGGGCAGCTTGTGAAGGACACGTCAGCTAAACTTAAGGAAGCTAGTGAAACTGATCATCAAACTGGTGTCAAT CCAAGTAAGAAGATAGCAGATGCTAAGCTTGCAAAGGACTTTCAAGCTGTGTTGAAAGAGTTTCAGAAAGCTCAGCAAACTGCTGCTGAAAGAGAAACTGCTTATGCTCCTTTGGTGCCTCCTTCTGCTCATCCCTCTAG CTATTCAGCGGGTGAAGCAGATAAGATCTCGGAACAGAGGGCACAGGTTATGGAGTCGAAAAG GCAGGAGCTTGTGTTGTTAGACAACGAGATTGCATTCAACGAGGCTGTGATCGAAGAAAGAGAGCAAGGGATACAAGATATCCATACTCAGATTGGTGAGGTTAACGAAATATTCAAAGATCTTGCGGTTCTGGTTAACGATCAAGGAGTCATGATAG ATGATATTGGTACTCACATCGACAACTCTCGAGCTGCAACTTCACAAGGAAGATCTCAGCTCGCTCAGGCCGCAAAAACACAAAGATCAAACTCATCTCTG ACATGCTTGCTCTTGGTGATATTTGGCATTGTACTCCTGATCGTGATAATCGTACTCGCAGCTTGA